A window from Gossypium raimondii isolate GPD5lz chromosome 7, ASM2569854v1, whole genome shotgun sequence encodes these proteins:
- the LOC105789483 gene encoding aspartyl protease family protein 2, translated as MLVRVSLGLVVLFLSISYAAFEATARIHYDRIKTGNPNSNSNISSLAGIEFPDHMSFNAVSSSTSTNGCSCLNDDDDGSKKIVKLHLNQRQIDSKTEPKSSVLDSTMRDSIRIQALHTRVIEKKNQNAISRLNKQSSLKPAIEKAAAPESYTDGFSGQLVATLESGVSLGSGEYFIDVFIGTPPKHFSLILDTGSDLNWIQCVPCYDCFEQTGPYYDPNESSSYRNISCQDPRCNLVSPPDPPLPCKTENQTCPYYYWYGDSSNTTGDFAVETFTVNLTSNGNSEFKPIENVMFGCGHWNRGLFHGAAGLLGLGRGPLSFASQLQSLYGHSFSYCLVDRNSDTNVSSKLILGEDKALLNHPNLNFTSLLTGKENSVDTFYYVQIKSILVGGDILPIPEETWRLSTDGTGGTIVDSGTTLSYFADPTYKIIKEAFVNKTKGYPLLKDFPILNPCYNVSGIENVELPDFGIEFLDGAVWNFPVENYFIWLEDDVVCLAILGTPRSALSIIGNYQQQNFHILYDTKKSRLGYAPMKCADV; from the coding sequence ATGTTGGTGAGAGTTTCTTTAGGTCttgttgttctttttctttcgaTTTCATATGCTGCTTTTGAAGCTACTGCTAGAATCCATTATGACCGAATCAAAACTGGGAATCCCAATTCCAATTCCAATATTTCCAGTTTGGCTGGAATTGAATTCCCAGATCATATGAGCTTCAATGCAGTTTCTTCTTCTACAAGTACCAATGGTTGTTCTTGTcttaatgatgatgatgatgggtcaaagaagatTGTTAAGTTGCACTTGAACCAGAGACAAATAGATTCAAAAACAGAGCCAAAATCCTCTGTTTTAGATTCAACCATGAGGGATTCCATTAGGATTCAAGCACTTCATACAAGGgtcattgagaaaaagaatcaaaatgcCATTTCAAGGCTAAACAAGCAATCCAGTTTGAAGCCGGCGATCGAAAAAGCCGCCGCACCAGAATCTTACACAGACGGGTTTTCCGGTCAGCTCGTAGCGACTTTGGAATCTGGTGTTAGCCTTGGTTCAGGGGAGTATTTCATTGATGTGTTTATTGGTACACCTCCTAAACATTTCTCTTTAATACTTGATACTGGTAGTGATCTTAATTGGATTCAATGTGTTCCTTGTTATGATTGTTTCGAACAAACCGGCCCGTATTATGATCCGAATGAATCGAGTTCGTATCGGAATATAAGTTGTCAAGATCCTAGGTGCAATTTGGTTTCACCCCCCGATCCTCCTCTGCCTTGTAAAACAGAGAATCAAACTTGTCCTTATTATTATTGGTATGGTGATAGTTCGAATACGACCGGTGATTTCGCGGTCGAGACGTTTACCGTCAATTTAACGTCGAATGGGAACTCGGAGTTTAAACCGATCGAGAATGTGATGTTCGGTTGTGGCCATTGGAATAGGGGTCTTTTTCACGGTGCCGCAGGGTTATTAGGCCTTGGGAGAGGGCCACTCTCGTTTGCCTCGCAGCTACAATCATTATATGGTCATTCATTTTCGTATTGTCTCGTTGATCGGAACAGTGATACGAATGTCAGTAGCAAGTTGATTTTGGGGGAGGATAAAGCTCTTCTCAACCACCCCAATTTGAATTTCACGTCTTTGCTTACCGGGAAGGAGAATTCGGTCGATACATTTTACTATGTTCAAATAAAATCCATCCTAGTCGGCGGTGACATCTTGCCTATACCCGAAGAAACATGGCGATTATCGACCGATGGTACCGGTGGTACCATCGTCGATTCCGGTACTACTTTAAGTTACTTTGCAGACCCTACTTACAAGATCATCAAAGAAGCATTTGTGAATAAAACAAAAGGGTACCCATTGTTGAAAGATTTCCCAATCTTGAATCCATGTTACAATGTGTCCGGGATCGAAAATGTAGAGCTACCCGATTTCGGTATCGAGTTCCTCGACGGAGCCGTATGGAATTTCCCGGTcgaaaactacttcatttggcTCGAAGACGACGTGGTTTGTTTAGCCATATTGGGGACGCCAAGATCAGCACTTTCAATTATAGGGAACTATCAACAACAGAATTTTCATATCTTATATGATACAAAGAAATCAAGGTTGGGATATGCACCAATGAAATGTGCTGATGTTTAA
- the LOC105789489 gene encoding 4-hydroxyphenylpyruvate dioxygenase yields the protein MEYNTPSIFPFLLQSQQQHQHPTRPLKMVQTNQSGSGNDFKLVGFSNFVRSNPKSDRFTVKRFHHIEFWCTDATNVARRFSWGLGMQFVAKSDLSTGNLTHSSYLLRSGDLNFLFTAPYSPSIAVAQNLSPQSTASIPSFDHSLCRSFAATHGLGVRAIAIEVDDAETAFTTSVTHGALPFSPPTPLGDVATIAEVKLYGDVVLRYVSYTTTINSDHDFLPGFEKIEDALSYPLDYGLRRLDHAVGNVPELGPAVSYVKSFTGFHEFAEFTAEDVGTSESGLNSVVLANNEEMVLLPMNEPVFGTKRKSQIQTYLEHNEGAGVQHLALVSEDIFKTLREMRKRSFVGGFEFMPSPPPTYYKKLKQRAGDILSDEQIKECEELGILVDRDDQGTLLQIFTKPVGDRPTIFIEIIQRIGCLVKDEEGKQYQKGGCGGFGKGNFSELFKSIEEYEKSLEAKQSQNP from the exons ATGGAATATAATACCCCATCGATAttcccttttcttcttcaatctcAACAGCAACACCAACACCCCACCCGACCCCTAAAAATGGTCCAGACAAACCAGTCCGGTTCCGGCAATGATTTCAAGCTCGTCGGATTCTCGAATTTCGTCCGGTCCAATCCGAAATCCGATCGGTTCACCGTCAAACGTTTCCACCACATCGAGTTTTGGTGTACCGACGCCACTAACGTCGCTCGCCGTTTTTCATGGGGTCTCGGTATGCAATTTGTAGCTAAATCGGATTTATCCACCGGAAATTTGACCCATTCTTCTTATCTCCTCCGTTCCGGTGACCTGAACTTCCTTTTCACTGCCCCTTATTCCCCTTCTATCGCCGTTGCTCAAAACCTCTCCCCTCAATCTACCGCTTCCATCCCTTCTTTTGATCATTCACTCTGCCGCTCCTTCGCTGCCACCCACGGCTTAGGCGTTCGCGCCATCGCCATCGAAGTCGACGACGCCGAAACCGCTTTCACCACCAGTGTCACACACGGCGCGTTACCCTTTTCCCCTCCTACCCCACTCGGCGACGTCGCCACCATCGCCGAAGTCAAACTCTATGGCGACGTCGTTTTGCGTTACGTCAGTTACACCACCACCATAAACTCCGACCATGATTTCTTGCCGGGATTCGAGAAAATCGAAGACGCCCTTTCTTACCCTTTAGATTACGGACTCCGACGACTCGACCACGCCGTTGGAAACGTCCCAGAACTCGGTCCCGCTGTTTCGTACGTCAAATCCTTCACCGGCTTCCACGAATTCGCTGAATTCACAGCTGAAGACGTCGGAACTAGCGAAAGTGGACTAAACTCCGTCGTTTTAGCTAACAACGAAGAAATGGTATTACTTCCGATGAACGAACCGGTGTTCGGAACAAAAAGGAAAAGCCAAATCCAAACGTATTTAGAACACAACGAAGGTGCCGGAGTTCAACATTTGGCATTGGTGAGTGAAGATATATTCAAGACGTTAAGAGAAATGAGGAAGAGAAGCTTCGTCGGCGGTTTTGAGTTCATGCCGTCGCCGCCGCCGacttattataaaaaattgaagcaaaGGGCAGGGGATATTTTGAGTGATGAACAGATTAAAGAGTGTGAAGAACTGGGGATTTTGGTTGATAGAGATGATCAAGGGACTTTGCTGCAAATTTTCACTAAGCCAGTTGGTGATAG gcCAACCATCTTCATAGAGATAATACAAAGAATTGGGTGCCTGGTGAAGGATGAAGAAGGAAAGCAATACCAAAAAGGTGGATGTGGTGGTTTTGGGAAAGGCAACTTTTCTGAGCTCTTCAAATCCATTGAAGAATATGAGAAATCTCTTGAAGCCAAACAGTCCCAGAATCCATGa